Proteins from one Anopheles nili chromosome 2, idAnoNiliSN_F5_01, whole genome shotgun sequence genomic window:
- the LOC128730583 gene encoding glutamate--cysteine ligase regulatory subunit, with translation MLSHLLKDASVIVSTGNVLNVSELRKKAGQKPTDELTDCLRSTFGEAEVADLLPNRRLITRRNNDLLEKVREHPRADIKIGAKIFLNRFSEPALTEAVDKLFETLNVSYLDNLILAYHPAGTAETNGAEANGEEEDDQGAEVKEGVIEWAVGSDNAVGNLKKLWAILERFSTDGKIGQLGIADLDANSLKELYDGSTVHPSIAQINLAACCVVPPQLQAYCNQNEIQLLTHSDPQELLPRDVLNELELGSYGAGWTSRYQVHIKCRGVLAAKGFIVSLERSN, from the exons ATGTTGTCGCATTTGTTAAAAGATGCCAGCGTGATCGTCAGCACCGGCAACGTACTGAATGTGAGCGAATTGCGCAAGAAGGCCGGCCAGAAACCAACTGATGAG CTGACGGACTGTCTGCGTTCGACGTTCGGAGAAGCGGAAGTGGCCGATCTGCTGCCAAACCGTCGTCTAATCACACGCCGTAATAACGATCTTCTCGAGAAGGTGCGTGAACATCCCCGAGCGGACATCAAAATTGGGGCGAAGATTTTCCTGaatcgcttttccgagccgGCACTAACGGAGGCGGTTGATAAGCTGTTCGAGACGCTGAACGTGTCGTATCTGGATAATCTTATCCTCGCGTACCATCCGGCGGGAACGGCTGAGACGAACGGAGCGGAAGCGAACGGTGAGGAAGAGGATGATCAGGGTGCGGAGGTGAAGGAGGGCGTCATCGAGTGGGCCGTCGGAAGTGACAATGCCGTGGGCAATCTGAAGAAACTGTGGGCGATCCTGGAGCGATTCTCGACTGATGGGAAAATCGGCCAGCTTGGCATTGCTGATTTGGACGCCAATTCGTTGAAGGAGCTGTACGATGGTTCGACCGTACATCCGTCGATAGCGCAGATCAATCTGGCCGCGTGCTGTGTCGTGCCACCTCAGCTGCAAGCGTACTGCAATCAGAATGAAATTCAGCTTCTAACACACAGCGACCCACAAG AACTCCTACCGCGAGACGTCCTAAACGAGCTGGAATTGGGCAGTTATGGTGCAGGATGGACGTCCCGTTACCAGGTGCACATTAAATGTCGCGGTGTCTTGGCGGCCAAAGGATTTATCGTCAGTCTCGAGCGATCGAATTGA
- the LOC128721138 gene encoding uncharacterized protein LOC128721138: MATSNVKLPDLINRWIEVQLKGTDLERSDPLDIDVIKLTLLLKSMGLRLQYLDFDGEKSTNDNLTIAIKCNKSGMRAEMSYDLLRCSCPEKTERESAFWEVQATGPKVFSKFKNNTSSNLLPDVSESCALVSKAMLSNLLDFYEASIRQVKEEKERLMLHSPLKSPRAKVSVISPGLTIRNPFSTPPAEGKSSARATEEIERTNVVSKDAPMPESDSCHKPYEMQVDSRSNTSCESVGINNKTHELGTSENTTNMPIVDAIHSPQSHASTTDDNAFEAMKTLITSSPNEKPAQVPLEAAECHHDRDLNVINYLQQARNQIDMALMLMKLNTTQDISRVSTQSATPRNTTAGTRKGLGTPKFAQTRSSSLLSIEQRRPPTPAGTKKSTSSTSSQPSTPRLPVLNLLGRPDTPRPTKLHTQPVTALRKVISAMATGPVVTTRQLQPPGSLKKPTPAFTAQQTNQRKLLPPSVPSSSPKTLAKPVPSGRSACGIGLIQRSSSASYISKK, from the exons ATGGCGACGAGCAACGTTAAGTTACCTGACCTAATCAACAGGTGGATTGAGGTGCAACTAAAGGGAACCGATCTAGAACGTTCAGAT CCTCTGGACATTGACGTAATCAAATTGACGCTTTTGCTGAAATCGATGGGTTTGCGCTTGCAGTACCTGGActttgatggagaaaaaagcaccaacgaCAACCTAACAATTGCAATCAAATGCAACAAGTCCGGCATGCGAGCCGAAATGAGCTACGATCTGCTGCGTTGCAGCTGTCCCGAAAAGACCGAGCGCGAAAGCGCCTTCTGGGAGGTGCAAGCAACAGGTCCAAAggtgttttcaaaatttaagAACAACACCTCCTCCAACCTGCTGCCCGATGTATCGGAAAGCTGTGCTCTCGTCTCGAAAGCAATGCTCTCGAACTTGCTAGACTTCTATGAAGCCAGCATTCGTCAGGtgaaggaagagaaagagcggTTGATGTTACACTCGCCTTTAAAATCACCACGGGCGAAGGTGAGCGTCATCAGCCCAGGGCTGACAATTCGGAACCCATTTTCGACGCCCCCGGCTGAAGGTAAATCGTCAGCACGTGCTACTGAAGAAATCGAACGAACCAATGTAGTGTCTAAGGATGCTCCAATGCCGGAGAGCGATTCATGTCATAAACCCTATGAAATGCAGGTGGATTCTAGGTCAAATACATCCTGTGAGAGCGTGGgtatcaacaacaaaacgcacgAGCTAGGGACATCGGAGAATACCACAAACATGCCGATAGTAGATGCAATCCATAGTCCACAGTCGCATGCTAGTACAACGGACGATAATGCGTTTGAGGCGATGAAAACTCTCATCACCTCCAGTCCCAACGAAAAACCGGCACAGGTGCCACTCGAAGCAGCAGAATGCCATCACGATCGAGATCTTAACGTTATCAATTATCTACAGCAAGCGCGCAATCAAATCGATATGGCTCTGATGCTGATGAAGCTCAACACTACGCAGGACATTTCGCGTGTTTCCACGCAAAGCGCTACACCTCGAAACACTACCGCTGGGACGCGCAAAGGCCTAGGAACACCGAAATTTGCACAAACCCGTTCCAGCTCGCTGTTAAGCATCGAACAAAgacgccctcccaccccaGCTGGCACGAAGAAAAGTACATCATCTACTTCTTCCCAGCCTTCTACACCACGGCTGCCCGTTCTCAATCTTTTAGGTCGTCCGGACACTCCTCGACCCACCAAGTTACATACACAACCCGTAACTGCTTTGCGAAAGGTTATTTCGGCGATGGCCACAGGACCGGTGGTCACGACACGTCAGCTACAACCTCCAGGAAGTTTAAAGAAACCAACTCCAGCTTTCACGGCGcaacaaaccaaccaacggaAATTATTGCCACCGAGCGTTCCCAGTTCCTCCCCAAAGACCCTCGCGAAACCGGTACCATCTGGCCGTTCAGCATGCGGTATTGGTCTCATCCAGCGATCCTCCAGTGCATCATATATTAGCAAAAAGTAG
- the LOC128730853 gene encoding RNA polymerase II transcriptional coactivator, whose protein sequence is MPKNKKKESSSDSDSGPEDRHPVKKPKSSASSKDEEEFFILDKHRKISVSEFKGKVYVGIREFYEKDGKQLPSKKGISLSIPQWKKLLEHADDINEKIKQF, encoded by the exons ATGccaaagaacaagaagaaagagagctcATCGGATTCGGATTCCGGTCCGGAAGAT cGACATCCTGTCAAAAAGCCAAAATCGTCAGCATCATCGAAGGATGAAGAAGAGTTTTTCATCCTTGATAAACATCGAAAAATCTCTGTAAGTGAGTTTAAAGGCAAGGTTTACGTTGGCATTCGTGAATTCTACGAAAAGGACGGCAAACAGTTGCCGTCCAAGAAAGGCATAAGCCTCTCGATTCCCCAATGGAAGAAATTGCTGGAACACGCGGACGACATCAACGAAAAGATAAAACAGTTCTGA
- the LOC128730852 gene encoding transmembrane protein 222, translating to MSLHSDTSENESRSSTDMGLPPINFPEDKFPYCIVWTPIPVLTWFFPFIGHMGIAMSNGVIRDFAGPYFVSEDNMGFGRPTRYLRLHPMHAFGGSQNWDESVIKASATYSARMHNLFCDNCHSHVGMALALMRYKEYSNWNMVVLAFWMFFRGKYVGVKGFFKTWLPFLIILVICALVAMYSKWTI from the coding sequence ATGTCTCTGCATAGCGATACTTCCGAAAACGAATCGCGTAGTTCTACCGATATGGGACTTCCACCGATCAACTTTCCTGAAGATAAATTTCCATACTGCATCGTCTGGACACCGATTCCCGTGTTGACATGGTTCTTCCCGTTCATCGGCCACATGGGCATCGCGATGTCCAACGGTGTGATACGAGATTTTGCCGGGCCATACTTTGTCTCCGAGGATAACATGGGATTCGGGCGACCGACTCGATACTTGCGGTTACACCCAATGCACGCATTCGGAGGGTCACAGAACTGGGACGAATCAGTTATCAAAGCATCGGCTACCTACAGTGCGAGGATGCACAATCTTTTTTGCGATAACTGCCATTCGCATGTAGGCATGGCACTTGCTTTAATGCGATATAAAGAGTACAGCAACTGGAATATGGTGGTGTTGGCGTTCTGGATGTTTTTCAGAGGAAAATATGTAGGAGTGAAGGGATTCTTCAAAACATGGTTACCGTTTCTTATCATACTTGTAATATGTGCACTGGTTGCAATGTATTCTAAATGGACTATCTGA
- the LOC128732179 gene encoding putative uncharacterized protein DDB_G0274435 produces MIRNIALVALIVASVVADAPYPASGWRPEGAQFRLPTEYGAPLLLFQRQPQPVVVQITRENVRLAGRVVEQEQPSSTVEPVTQSNEYVPPTTTSTTEQPDLDPLKVQGLPSDQKKDFQQRANLRQQSANKQPPANFNQRPFFPLSGQLRALPGVQGSVLQQQQVQPQTQIPADTYGPPEEEQQQPEVTPVTTEQPDVPQEDKDEDEYNDDDGQTRVAVSNSFAGQYYILTPENTLQRVVYSAMVTDEDREVNGFSAQLKYSPVDPIRGPVYTYDEQGQLIQIYK; encoded by the exons ATGATTCGGAATATCGCACTGGTTGCACTTATCGTTGCATCGGTCGTCGCCGATGCACCGTATCCTGCCTCTGGATGGAGACCGGAAGGAGCCCAGTTCCGTTTGCCAACGGAATACGGTGCtccgttgctgctgttccaaCGGCAGCCACAACCAGTGGTGGTTCAAATTACGCGGGAAAATGTTCGGCTAGCTGGCCGCGTGGTTGAGCAGGAACAACCAAGCTCCACCGTGGAACCTGTAACACAGTCAAACGAATACGTTCCACCAACAACCACATCAACGACTGAGCAG CCGGATTTGGACCCGCTTAAAGTTCAGGGATTACCGTCCGATCAGAAAAAGGATTTCCAGCAGCGTGCCAATCTTCGCCAGCAATCTGCCAATAAGCAGCCACCGGCCAACTTTAATCAacggcccttttttcctttaagTGGACAGCTTCGCGCGCTTCCCGGTGTTCAGGGTAGTgttctgcagcagcaacaagtaCAACCTCAGACACAGATCCCGGCCGACACCTATGGCCCACCGGAAgaggaacagcagcaaccggaaGTAACTCCCGTAACGACCGAACAACCAGATGTGCCCCAGGAGGATAAGGACGAGGATGAAtacaacgacgatgacggaCAAACGAGGGTCGCCGTTTCCAACTCGTTTGCTGGACAATACTACATTCTGACTCCGGAGAACACTCTGCAACGTGTCGTCTATAGCGCAATGGTCACGGACGAAGATCGTGAGGTAAACGGCTTTTCGGCTCAACTGAAATATTCTCCAGTTGATCCGATTCGTGGGCCAGTCTATACCTACGACGAGCAGGGACAGTTGATTCAGATTTACAAGTAA
- the LOC128720629 gene encoding DNA polymerase interacting tetratricopeptide repeat-containing, protein of 47 kDa produces the protein MEQEQPKKVMTEQERLELAAQLDEDLDAFISSLEKKRYTEGWPEDRWEEEMAKHPFFLQKSPEPGEELSPLMEGLQQLKYDPRENTEQELADTYKEDGKFYMQHRKFRLAVLSYTEALRYKVGDASYKAILYNNRSAANFMLKNYRSSLQDAQKAVELNPDYDKARWRAAQCASALDRFELCAELCDGILQADPKNSTAIDLRKSALARKASHDRNERKEAREEQEKLRRWNRLQEELRKRSVKFEERDALEDERKLRPRLAPLEDFMVSCDENGVLYWPVVFCYPEFHTTDFQQQLSEDTKMQDVLEQLFEEPLECDKQRHYRSNKVHVYYENRILGLPYLIDNNKTIREIVAERTFLVFQGTLTFYIVAKGSKQEDLFVTQNRIPLKIKY, from the exons ATGGAACAAGAGCAGCCTAAAAAGGTTATGACGGAGCAGGAAAGGTTGGAGCTGGCAGCCCAGCTAGATGAAGACTTGGATGCCTTTATCAGTTCGCTTGAGAAGAAACGTTACACGGAAGGATGGCCGGAAGATCGTTGGGAAGAGGAGATGGCGAaacatccattttttttgcaaaaatctCCGGAACCAGGCGAAGAGCTTAGCCCACTAATGGAAGGACTACAGCAGCTGAAATATGATCCCCGGGAAAACACGGAACAGGAGCTGGCTGACACGTATAAAGAGGACGGCAAGTTTTACATGCAGCATCGAAAATTTCGATTGGCCGTGCTGAGCTACACGGAAGCCTTGCGATACAAGGTTGGAGACGCCTCCTACAAAGCAATTTTGTATAATAACCGTAGTGCCGCCAATTTCATGCTGAAAAACTATCGTTCCTCCTTGCAAGACGCTCAGAAAGCGGTAGAGTTGAATCCCGACTACGATAAGGCTCGATGGCGGGCGGCGCAATGTGCCTCAGCCCTGGATCGGTTCGAGCTTTGTGCCGAGCTCTGCGATGGGATACTTCAAGCAGATCCCAAAAATAGCACCGCAATAGACCTTCGAAAAAGTGCACTAGCACGCAAGGCTTCCCATGATCGTAATGAGCGAAAGGAGGCTCGCGAAGAACAGGAAAAACTGCGCCGTTGGAATCGCCTCCAAGAGGAATTGCGCAAGCGTTCGGTGAAGTTCGAAGAACGAGATGCACTTGAGGACGAGCGAAAACTAAGACCACGGTTGGCGCCGCTGGAGGATTTCATGGTGTCTTGCGATGAAAATGGGGTTTTATATTGGCCAGTGGTGTTTTGCTATCCCGAATTTCATACGACAGATTTTCAACAGCAACTTTCGGAAGACACAAA aaTGCAGGACGTGCTAGAGCAACTCTTTGAGGAACCGCTTGAGTGTGACAAACAAAGGCATTACAGATCCAACAAAGTGCACGTCTATTACGAGAATAGAATCCTTGGTCTGCCATATTTGAttgacaacaacaaaacgataCGAGAGATCGTAGCAGAAAGGACTTTCCTCGTATTTCAAGGCACGTTAACCTTCTACATCGTCGCGAAAGGGTCTAAGCAAGAAGATTTGTTTGTCACGCAAAATCGTATAccgttgaaaataaaatattaa
- the LOC128732219 gene encoding uncharacterized protein LOC128732219: protein MQFQGAAQPHQGGFRGPRPEKNDFYVGQPGNKPPHFMNKQGPPSIPPFNANAFGGPKPMYQQNAVNGVGPGGFNKFGGGGRVFGGQPGATMPKKDFGGPKMYGPGGSKPYGEEKPFDTFGGPKKYHSSNPGMGNGYGGGMGNRNGFGPRSDYNGFNKDDRAKIQSLKAKYPGQNLMKPMWENLEPFQKDFYVPHPNVMARPTEEVQTFREQMQITVMGNNVPHPCQNFEEGNFPEYVMTEIKKQGFPRPTAIQSQGWPIALSGRDMVGIAQTGSGKTLAYMLPGLVHISHQKQLTRGEGPIVLVLAPTRELAQQIQTVVRDFGNHSKPNIRYTCVFGGALKGPQVRDLERGVEVVIATPGRLIDFLERGITNLRRCTYLVLDEADRMLDMGFEPQIRKIVEQIRPDRQVLMWSATWPKEVQTLAEDFLRDYIQINIGSLSLAANHNIHQIVDVCEENEKESKLLKLLKEIATSDATNKIIIFVETKKKVDDLLKNIVRDGYGATSIHGDKSQTERDYVLQDFRHGKSTILVATDVAARGLDVEDVKYVINFDYPNSSEDYIHRIGRTGRCSQYGTAYTFFTPNNGRQARELLSVLEEAGQQPTVELIEMAKQAPGGKGGRLRYSTRGSYGGGSSMSSYQRRPPFNGGGGFGGPPKFGGMQNGPMGMGGGNKFGGMPNKFRDGGMYRGENNWNKGPNGPAMMGGPGGYQSHSPQSPQAAAAAVAAASGQQMYEPPQAQLRTYHPKNIYPGQYDDYTTALFAGGAAAAAPGGGMRYYQNKAHQGGPGGMQPGSQPGGRYNPNGGQFNMDGTMKPNNGRGAYPPKQQYNNSYAAGPGNPSHQYPQLAAAAAAVAAAGQTIPTAAPAGFTGFDPTGGLQYQASYPITAATATYYPYPAATAPPPPPQAQAAPVVPPVQQ from the exons ATGCAGTTCCAAGGCGCCGCACAACCGCATCAGGGAGGATTCCGGGGCCCACGTCCGGAGAAAAACGACTTCTATGTTGGCCAACCGGGCAACAAACCGCCACATTTCATGAACAAGCAGGGCCCGCCCTCGATTCCCCCTTTCAATGCGAACGCGTTCGGTGGACCGAAACCGATGTACCAACAGAACGCGGTGAACGGCGTCGGTCCGGGCGGATTTAACAAGTTCGGCGGCGGTGGTCGTGTGTTCGGTGGTCAGCCAGGAGCAACTATGCCCAAGAAAGACTTCGGTGGACCCAAGATGTACGGACCGGGAGGTAGCAAACCGTACGGCGAAGAAAAGCCCTTTGACACCTTCGGTGGTCCGAAGAAGTACCACAGCTCGAATCCGGGCATGGGGAACGGATACGGAGGTGGTATGGGAAATCGCAACGGGTTTGGACCTCGCTCGGACTATAACGGTTTCAACAAGGACGATCGCGCCAAGATTCAATCATTGAAGGCCAAGTACCCGGGACAGAACCTGATGAAGCCTATGTGGGAAAATTTGGAGCCTTTCCAGAAGGACTTCTATGTGCCGCATCCGAATGTTATGGCACGGCCGACCGAGGAAGTGCAAACCTTCCGGGAACAAATGCAAATCACGGTGATGGGTAACAACGTTCCGCACCCGTGTCAGAATTTCGAGGAAGGCAACTTCCCGGAGTATGTAATGACGGAAATCAAGAAGCAAGGATTTCCGCGTCCGACTGCGATTCAATCGCAGGGTTGGCCGATTGCACTCAGCGGCCGTGACATGGTTGGCATTGCGCAGACCGGTTCGGGCAAAACGCTCGCCTACATGCTGCCAGGTCTGGTGCATATTTCCCACCAGAAGCAGCTGACCCGTGGTGAGGGACCAATTGTGTTGGTGCTTGCGCCCACGCGTGAGCTAGCCCAACAGATCCAGACCGTCGTTCGCGATTTTGGCAATCACTCGAAGCCCAACATTCGCTACACCTGTGTTTTCGGCGGAGCACTAAAAGGACCTCAG GTGCGCGATTTAGAACGCGGTGTTGAAGTGGTTATTGCTACTCCGGGACGACTGATCGATTTCCTTGAGCGTGGCATCACTAACCTCCGACGATGCACGTATCTTGTGCTGGACGAAGCTGACCGTATGCTGGACATGGGCTTCGAACCTCAGATTCGCAAGATCGTTGAACAGATTCGTCCCGATCGACAGGTACTGATGTGGTCCGCAACGTGGCCAAAGGAAGTGCAGACGCTGGCGGAAGATTTCTTGCGCGATTACATTCAAATCAACATTGGTTCGCTCAGCCTTGCGGCAAATCACAACATCCACCAAATTGTGGATGTGTGCGAGGAGAACGAGAAGGAAAGCAAGCTGTTGAAACTGCTAAAGGAAATCGCAACCTCGGATGCAACGAACAAAATTATCATCTTCgttgaaacgaaaaagaaggtCGATGATTTGTTGAAGAATATTGTGCGTGATGGCTACGGAGCGACGTCAATTCACGGTGACAAGAGCCAGACCGAGCGTGACTACGTGCTGCAGGACTTCCGGCACGGTAAGAGCACCATTCTGGTGGCAACGGACGTGGCGGCGCGAGGGCTCGACGTGGAGGACGTAAAGTACGTCATCAACTTCGACTATCCGAACTCGTCGGAAGATTATATCCATCGCATTGGGCGCACGGGACGCTGCTCGCAGTACGGCACTGCTTACACTTTCTTCACACCAAACAACGGACGCCAGGCACGAGAGCTGCTGTCCGTGCTGGAGGAAGCCGGTCAGCAGCCAACGGTGGAGCTGATCGAGATGGCGAAACAGGCACCGGGCGGTAAGGGCGGTCGGCTGCGGTACTCAACGCGGGGCAGCTACGGTGGTGGAAGCAGTATGAGCAGCTATCAGCGACGTCCACCATtcaacggtggcggtggattCGGCGGACCCCCCAAATTCGGTGGAATGCAGAACGGACCCATGGGCATGGGCGGAGGCAACAAGTTTGGTGGAATGCCGAATAAGTTCCGCGACGGTGGTATGTATCGTGGTGAGAACAACTGGAATAAGGGTCCGAATGGACCGGCAATGATGGGCGGCCCGGGAGGTTATCAGTCCCACTCGCCGCAATCGCCACAggctgccgccgccgctgtTGCAGCTGCTTCCGGTCAACAGATGTACGAGCCACCGCAAGCGCAGCTCCGCACTTACCATCCGAAGAACATCTACCCAGGACAATATGACGATTATACTACAGCTCTGTTTGCTGGTGGCGCCGCAGCGGCCGCTCCGGGTGGAGGCATGCGCTACTATCAGAATAAAGCCCATCAGGGAGGTCCTGGAGGCATGCAGCCTGGCTCCCAACCCGGTGGACGGTACAATCCGAACGGTGGGCAGTTCAACATGGACGGCACGATGAAACCTAACAATGGCCGCGGAGCTTACCCACCGAAGCAACAGTATAACAACAGCTACGCGGCTGGTCCGGGTAATCCCAGTCATCAGTATCCGCAGCTGgccgcagccgctgctgccgttgcgGCCGCTGGACAGACCATTCCCACAGCGGCTCCTGCTGGATTCACTGGATTCGATCCGACCGGCGGGCTGCAGTATCAGGCGTCCTATCCGATAACGGCGGCAACGGCCACTTACTATCCGTATCCAGCGGCGACTGCACCGCCCCCGCCACCGCAGGCTCAAGCAGCTCCAGTCGTACCGCCGGTTCAGCAATAA